The following coding sequences lie in one Heyndrickxia oleronia genomic window:
- a CDS encoding anti-sigma-F factor Fin family protein, whose product MAINYFCRHCGTNIGSIERSSIYSDQIGLHTLTNEERQEMVSYESNGDIHIHSICEDCQEALDRNPNLHEYDYLIH is encoded by the coding sequence ATGGCGATTAACTATTTTTGCCGTCATTGTGGTACAAATATTGGAAGTATTGAACGATCATCGATTTATTCAGATCAAATTGGACTTCACACATTGACAAATGAAGAAAGACAGGAAATGGTTTCCTATGAATCAAATGGAGATATTCATATTCATTCTATTTGTGAAGACTGTCAAGAAGCATTAGATAGAAATCCAAACTTGCATGAATATGATTATTTGATTCATTAA
- the pth gene encoding aminoacyl-tRNA hydrolase — MKLIVGLGNPGSQFDRTRHNIGFEVIDELAKRYQTSLNQTKFKGLYTVINNLGEKFILLKPLTYMNLSGESIRPIMDYYDISVDDLVVIFDDLDLPVGKIRLRQKGSAGGHNGIKSTIAHLGTQNFNRIRIGIDRPDQGISVPDYVLGKFNKEEWEEMQMMIRKSADACEEWLKKPFLEVMNLYN; from the coding sequence ATGAAATTAATTGTTGGCTTAGGAAATCCAGGTTCTCAATTTGATCGAACTAGACATAATATTGGCTTTGAGGTTATTGATGAACTGGCTAAACGTTATCAAACTTCTTTGAATCAAACAAAATTTAAAGGTTTATATACAGTAATTAACAATCTTGGTGAGAAGTTCATTTTATTAAAGCCGCTTACCTATATGAATCTATCCGGTGAAAGTATTCGTCCAATTATGGATTATTATGATATTTCAGTGGATGATCTGGTAGTGATCTTTGATGATTTGGATTTGCCAGTTGGGAAAATTCGTTTACGACAAAAGGGAAGTGCAGGGGGACATAATGGAATAAAGTCCACTATTGCTCATTTAGGAACACAGAACTTTAACCGTATTCGAATAGGAATTGACAGACCTGATCAAGGAATATCTGTCCCGGATTATGTTTTAGGGAAATTTAATAAGGAAGAATGGGAAGAGATGCAAATGATGATCAGAAAAAGTGCTGATGCTTGTGAGGAATGGTTGAAAAAACCATTTCTTGAGGTAATGAATCTTTATAATTAA
- a CDS encoding 50S ribosomal protein L25/general stress protein Ctc: MATTLNAKKRETKQHSELKKLRDLGNIPGVIYGYKTENKSIFVSGIDFLKVIKEVGRNGVISLNVDGDKQNVVLSEFQEDSLKKELLHIDFKAVDLSAEMEADVKVELVGDSIGVKDGGVLQQAVHELTVSAKPNDIPDVIQVDVSSLQVGDTLTVSEIRNKFSYQIMQEDELTIASILAPRQEEEISTGEEQEPGMPDNVEGRETSPEGE, encoded by the coding sequence ATGGCAACAACTCTAAATGCCAAAAAACGTGAGACAAAACAACATTCTGAATTAAAAAAACTTAGAGATTTAGGTAACATACCTGGAGTGATCTATGGATATAAGACGGAAAATAAATCTATTTTTGTAAGTGGAATTGACTTTTTAAAGGTAATAAAAGAAGTGGGGAGAAACGGTGTTATCTCTCTTAATGTGGATGGAGACAAACAAAATGTTGTTTTAAGTGAATTTCAGGAAGATAGCCTTAAAAAGGAACTTCTTCATATCGATTTTAAAGCTGTGGACCTATCAGCTGAAATGGAAGCAGATGTGAAGGTTGAATTAGTAGGAGATAGTATAGGTGTAAAAGATGGTGGTGTTTTACAACAAGCAGTACATGAATTAACGGTGTCTGCAAAACCTAATGATATACCAGATGTTATACAAGTCGATGTTTCCTCTCTCCAAGTTGGTGATACATTAACCGTTTCAGAGATAAGGAATAAATTCTCTTATCAAATTATGCAAGAGGATGAACTAACCATCGCTTCTATATTGGCTCCTCGACAAGAGGAGGAAATTAGTACCGGAGAAGAACAAGAACCTGGAATGCCTGATAATGTAGAAGGAAGAGAAACAAGTCCAGAAGGCGAATAA